The segment ACCCACCATATCATCACAACTGGACCCCCGGTTACCGCTCGCCCTCGTCGACTTGCCTCGGACAAGCTCACCATAGCAAAGGACGAATTTAACCACATGCTTGACCTCTGCATCATTGCTCCATCGGACAGCAACTGGTCATCTCTACTGCATATGGTGCCTAAGAAGACCCCTGGTGACTGGCGCCCCTGTGGGGATTATCGAGCTTTGAATAGAGTAACTGTTCCAGATCGCTATCCGATTCCCCATCTACATGATTTCACGACCAATTTAACCGGCAAATGCATCTTTTCCAAGATTGATTTAGTTCGTGCATACCACCAAGTACCCGTCAACCCagcaaatgttcacaagacagCCATTACAACACCTTTTGGGTTGTACCATTTTGTGCGCATGCCTTTCGGTCTACGGAACGCAGCTCAGACTTTCCAACGGTTCATTGACATGGTTACTCGTGGATTGCCATTCGTATATGTCTATTATATTGACGACATCCTTGTGGCTAGCGACTCGCTGGAACAGCACCATGAACACTTGGAGTTACTGTTCTCGCGATTATCTGAGTATAGAGTAGTAATCAACCCAGCCAAGTGCCAGTTTGGAGCTACAAATCTCGATTTTCTCGGTCATCACATTGACGAGCAGGGTATTCATCCATTAGATGAGAAGATCACTGCCATCAGCGAGTTCCCTCGTCCCACTACAGTGCATCAAATTTAACGGGCAACACTTTGAACTCAGATGCTGAAACCAAATTTCATCACCACTACCAAGGCTTTCAAATCACACTAAGAAATGGGAAACAGATAACAATAGGGTTAACTGAGGTTGGAGCAGGAGTTGCTGTACAGTTCAAACCAGTTAATGGATGAAACAGAAACACTGGATAGAAAATTATTAAAACTGAGATGCATTAGGTAGACCCTAATAATGACGTTGCTGTAAAAATCaaagatgtttttcaaaatgttaacagacttcaaaaaaatgaattttggcAAAACTCCATGTATGAGTAGGTATGGGTAcgcaaaacacaaaacagtgCAGTGCGCCTTACTTACGTTTGTGTTCTACACGCAGACTTCGGTATTGTATGCAGGTactaacaaattattttatacatttaacTGTTTTGTGCAGGTCATTTTTAACATTCATAAGCAATACAGGCAAATCACATTTTTGTCTGATAGCTTGTAGAAGACGAGCCCGAAGAGATGGATGGTGTGGTGCTCGCAGTTGATGCAGTAAAAGAAGACTCCATTGTGCTTTGGTGCGATTTTCATAGCACAGTTGGCACTTTCGGAGGATGCCTAAGAAAGTTGCTGAAAGACTACAAGTTAGCCATCGACCATAACAAGAGGAGTGGAGTCGCAAGGAAAGAAACCCCTTTCAAAGACAAGCTAGATATAATTCTAGAGGATAGGCCCTCTGCAGAGCCAGTACAAACTTTTTAATCAGTAAACTCGTACGTTGAAGAGGCAGGAGAGTCAAAACTAATGGCAGAAAAACTAACATGAAACGTAAAATATCTTCCATTgttaaatggggggggggggaacccaagaagaatgataaaaatgcttACGTTGATTCTTGTAGTTGGTgacaaataaaaattgcaaGTAAAGCATACAGCAGCTGGCCGTCACATGACGATACCAACTACACGTTCTGTACAAGGCATCCACATTTAACCCAAATCCACACGATTTTTATAGAGGGTACATAGGAGGTTGTAAATAGcgcagtacatgtataccaggTAATTGCAATGAAGATGAGTGAAAATGGCTTCATCAACAGAGCAACAAAGGAGATCAAGAACAAGATAAACAAACGTGAACTTTGAACCCACTTCCGTCCCACAAGGGGGATCAATGCGTGGtcatactcaagtgggaacGCGACAACGATTTCACGCCAGCAACTAATCCTGTTGCAGGATCCTGATCTCGCACTTGTGTTGGTAGTTTGTGTCTTTGGGCAAGTAACTGTTTCTCACTACCAGAGAGTTAATGGGTATTCCTAGGATAAAGGTTGTTCGTGTGACTGATTTACTTTACAAGGAGTTGAGGTGAATTAAGAAGTCATTTTGAATTGAGACAGTACACTACTTCAAGGCAATACTGTCTGTTAGTACTAAAAGAGTTCTCATAGCAGTTTATGTGAATTTCATACAACTATCTTCGTATATTTTCAAGCCCCTTATAAGTCTGTTAGTGATAAATCTCACCAAATTataaaattttttgtttttaccttaaATATTTAAATCAGTATGAACAATGTAATGGCGGTTTTAAAAGTGATTTGAAAGACTTAAGGAATTTCAGATATTCCAGCCCCACTCTGTGGGGTTTCTGGCAACTTTGGCAACAACAGCATCGATTcacaacacatttttttagtaataataatttttacagGGTAGAAAAGCACAAATATATACcacttttcttccattacttgACATCCAACACCTTTTTACTCTCCTTGAAGAAGTCCACCCCTTGCATACATTGTGGAAGAAAACCCTGATCACCAGCCGCGGCGCTATGAACATACCCCTTACCGTAACCCAAATTCCTCATCAGCCGAGTAGACCCTGGGCGTAGGTGCAGGGGAACTCCTGGGACTGGTCCCTCGTACTCTTCAATGTATTTCTTGACCGTCATGAGAAGGCCTTCCACCATGGGGGACTTAGGAGCCCTTGACAGGTAGACAACGCACTGAGCGAGAACAACCTGATCGAGAAGAAGTAAAAGGCTCAACTTATTATCTTAAAAGccctggccccaatttcatagagctgctaagcacaaacatttgcaacCAAAATTCAATTTACCTCACAGGCTGGTCTTCCTAGAAACTGACATGCTTGGTGGGTAGACACAGCTTGCATCAAGGCTTGTGGGTCTGCCAAACCTGTAATTAAAAAAGTATCCCTTATAAACATTATGATTCACTCAAAGAAATATAATTAAagtttataatggctttaagaagagTGACTTACCAACATCTTCACTTGAGAAGGCAATGAGTCTTCGTGCGATAAACAGTGGGTCTTCACCACCTACGAGCATCCTTCCCAGCCAGTAGAGGGCAGCATTTGCATCACTACCACGCATTGACTTATGCAGTGCTGATATGCAGTTGTAATGTTCCTCACCTTTGTGGATCCAAACATTTAGTTAGTCATTTGTTATAGCAGTAAGCATTTCCAATGACTGGCAAACAACTGCAGTTCCCCGGCCCCAAAATATAAGAGAAAATATTTTTCGGAGACACCACAACTTTGttctgtgtttttaatttcaatgtCACAGCTGATAAATCTCGAACAAGGAAATCATCAGAAAAGAAGCATGTCTACTAATTCAAACTACCCAACCCTAGGTTTTTagatcaacatttttttatataacattTTACTGAACCCATCAATGAGAATTTGTTTAAGAGCTGCTCCACACAAATGTGGCTTTGAGCGTAACATTATGCAGCAACACAAGATTGAAAAATAAAGCAGACTGAAAAAGTTGTATTATTTAATTTGGGAATATCAAACATACATTGTGCACAATGCTGTAACTATATCAATACAAAAGAGAAAATGTCCCTTCCAGACAACAAGACTTTAATTGTCTTCTCAATATTCCtatggtattattattaaactaaaaATGATGCTAAAACATTGCATGCCTggaatattttgaaaattgtcATCCACAAAATTAGTTCTTTGGGATATTTGGCATCCCTCTGAGATGTTTTTTCCCTAGCATAAACCATCCTCACTTGAATCCATTTTCCCCTGATAATAATTCAAGAAAGTTGTGTCATATTCTTATGAAGTTGACACATTTTGTTGGTTAAGTAAAATAATTAGGCCTACCTTCTCTGTCGTACATGACATGTGACCTCTGCAACGCCTCCTTCACATGTTCCGTTGAAATTACAACCCTCTCATTTTcctcattgttttgtttttctgatctCACTCCAGGCAGTCCACTACTGCCCTGCTGATGACACAGTGATTGTGATTGGTCAGAGTTAAGGGAGGGGGCCTGCGATTGGATGATCTCTTGTAGGGTATTGAGGGCGCTTCGTGCATCCCCGTCGCAGAGATTGGCAAGGTATGATAATGCACTGCTTTCCATGCAAACTGGACACCTGAAAAAAGGTATACAATGAGTACATGAAAAATCACCAAGACATTCATCATGATCAAGAAGCAATAATGAACATGTAGACTGTAGTGTCCTTACACTAAACACTGATAGAGCTACCCAAGTCTAGACATTAGCTCATCAACATTCCAATCATGACACAACCTACCTGTAATACTAGAATAATGCATAGAGACCACCACCCCATGCAGTGGTTGTACCCTTGAAACAGTAGCCCATTAATAAGCACATGGTACCTTCTACTGTATGTATCACCAGGACATGTGTGAGACACAACAGTCCAAGCAAGCATCAAAGCAACAACTTAGTGCCAAGCTCAAGACATTTTGATGTCTTTGCAGCGATATAAGTTCACTTTGATGCATACACTGTACTTAGTTTCATAACAAAAAGATACAACGATGTTAGTGTTTTGAATTACTCTTTCTGGGATCTAAAAAAGCTTAATTGAACTGAAGCGGTCCCaagttttttcttctcaaaacacTACTCATGAGATGCAGCATCATATCAAATGTCGCAGGTACCAACTTAACTCCTTGGTGATGAGTTTTCAAACTATAAAAGCTTCTTATCATTCAGAAGTTTAATGGGAACCAGTGAGATTAGAGACGGTTGATATGAACGATAAGCAACCTAGCTGTGCTTCCATTTTGTTGCCAGTGCTGTGAAGGAGTTAAGATGGTTCTAGGAATGCTTaatgcccaatgaccaggggtagtAGCTCTaccccatggcccaatttcatggtttttattgccacagaattctgcgcttccaatcaccattctccacttgcAGAAGAAGCGCCAAATTTATGCCCTAgttgtgtaagcaaagaatgccaagtaatgtggagtacacacgcacacataacaaaatgcaaaaattccagtaagcagagccatgatattgggccctgatcaaTTGACTTAATAACAAGGTGTAGCACTAAGAATCACCTTGATTCGGATTGACTGGTACCTTCTTGGTCATGGTTACTTCTACAGGCTTCCTTGATCCTCCCATCTGACGTCTCTCCCTCCTTGAGCACTTCCACACCTAGTTTTTTAGCAGCTCTCTCGAGAATCAACAACAGGTCCTCCGTGCTTAGCTTGTCCAGCACCACAACCCGGCAACGACTCAGGAGggcattgtttattttaaaggatGGGTTTTCTGTGGTGGCCCCAATGAGGGTGATTGTTCCATTTTCAACATGTGGAAGAAATGTGTcctgtttgtttaaaaaaaaaccaaggtaACATAAATCTTGAGGATAAGAAAATATTTACCTAACAAAAGATGCAATAGATCTTTTAGGAGTAAAGACAAGAATAAAGTTAAAGTGTATCACACATCTTTTGCAACTAAATGGATTCAGGCCTGAATCTGTAATACAAGTGCACTGTGGCtagtgtacatgtgtatgtgtgTAGTTCACACTTGAAAGCATTCTTCAATTTCACAGTTAACTAAAAACTGGGGGCTTATCCTATAGGCCTAAGCAAAAACTGGTGATAATAAGAGCAGAATTCTGCAGTAGGCAGAACCATAAAATCagtcctggaatttcatctttgaacatgttgaaaggacaatgccattttcattttgcaaagggcacttccattggaaaatcttcaagtcaattcaaaacttttgaagggcaccaaggcaaacaCCTGGGACAACGGAAGCCAGCCCCCTCGTCAGGCTGGCGCAGTGGTGTCTTGACAATGGAAGCCAGCCCCCTCGTCAGGCTGGtgcagtggtgtcttgcctcgccttccacctctgagaatccccggttcaaatcctacccggctaccgggggcactatgtggacttttttttttcagtccctacttgacttcTGGGTTTTTTCCCTAgaacaattctctggggttttcctcccacttctaaaacttgaatttcttcattgtctcgcaccttgtctagatgctgaaAAGGCTTTGACAGGTATTATCATAGATGTAGATGTGACCcgtgtgtaattccaggcctgtgaaaATGGGCtctagtctttgaaaatgaaGTGGAAGCAGGAAACCATTTCCAGATTCTTGATCACTACTACCCTTTCAGGATGAACCCACCTGTTGTATCTTATTGAAACGATGGATCTCATCAATGAAGAGAATGGTTTTACGTTTAGTCATCCTCTGCTCATTGGAAGCAGCTGTAATGGCCTCCTTCACCGTCGACACAGTTGCCGTTGTGGCCGACATCGTAACAAAACGCATCATTTTACTTGCCTTAGCTCGTTCAGCTATGATGTGAGCCAAAGTAGTctacaaaaaaaagaacaaattgtcATGCTGTTtgcatatctttttttttcagttgatgatcaggataaaataaaaacacgcTTTCAAATGGTTACAATTTCATTCACTTCCTTCAGTACTTCTCAAACATAAATTGTGCTTCTGTGTGATTTGGAGGAATGATCAAACCAAGTTTTTATCTTAATCTTTTCCAAATCTACCATTCCACCAAGACAAGACATAGACATAGAATGGATAAAGGATGATCCAGATTTCAACTATTCTTGATTTTCAGTTTGATTATTCAAAAAGTATCAAAGTGCTGaaggcaaaacatttttaaactaGCAGAGTCGTTTCCAAAGACCAAGAACAGTAAAATCAAAATACTTACTTTACCGCATCCTGGAGGGCCCCAAAGTATCATAGATGGGACTTTGTCTGCCTCTAAAAGACGTCTAAGCAACGACTGAGAACCAACTGCCTTCTTCTGGCCTATAAAGTCTGTGAAGTTCCGAGGACGCATTTGTTGAGCCAAAGGTTGGAAATCTGTTTTTGAAGATGGCCTTTTGGATGATCCTAGTGTCCCAAACGCAAACGAAGATGATGTTGTTGAAGGTGTAGATGCAATGTTGGATATTGAAACAGTTGGGCTATCTTCAGATAACTTGTCTGTTTTACTACTTGCTGTCGTTGAGCTCATTTTGATCTTCTTGCCATGTTTCAAGTCAGTATCTACCTTTGATTTCTTGCTGCTGGACTGAAGTAAGAAGCTCCAGTTTTTCCTCTTTTTGTCTTTACTATTGCCAACCTGCTCATGGTTTTCCTGCTTATCTTGCACGCTAGTCGTCTCGGTAGGCCTCATTGTGTGTGCCGATGACTCCAACTCTGTGCTTGAACTTGAAGCCCCCTTAACTCCATCTTCACTGTCGGAGGACTGGCTGCCATTAGAACCCTCGTCTACTTTAAGGAGGCAACCATCAATATGTTTGTTGATTGTCCTCATTGGAAATGTCTCATTACAAATTGGACATGCAGCACTTTGAGATGACATTGTACTGTTGAATTACCTATACgatcaaatcaaaacaaaaagcaattgAATCTTTCCCAATAGAATGGCATGCCCTACCATATTAAGGGGAATTGTGCCTTTGATAATACATGTACGACATGCCTGGAACTACATACAGGCCACAGCCGCTGTTGCCCCATTCCTGGCCTTGACCCCTTTCAAATGTTTCCATAGGGTATAGACTTTATGATTTTCTAATAAAAgccctttgaaaaatgaaaatggccttccCCTCcaaaatccaggcctgataccaGTGTAGAGAAATATTGGCTGTAGGGccaacacaaatttaaattttgaacaAACACATTTTGGAATCTTCTAATTGGTATTAAGGCCAAATATGTATTTCTTATCAGAGAGCACTCTGACTACATGTGACAAATCAATCcttgtatcatcaaaggcacaatcACATCTTGGcttgtatgcttcatttttgaaagggcaagggcaccaaggcattttcttcttgggaaagggcatcctatgaggaaattgttaatttctactggtgcatttcaaaggcaccaaggcaatgaccaggggacgatctcacaaagagctaaaattgatcgcaactgcaaatcagtcgcagttgcttagtaaagtgtgatgtcacaatgaaatcactatggtgatactgaaattTGTCTTACGacggattttattgctttgcccagggggcatcaaggcaacccccttcgttgcctccgtgaagtaccagTCCTGCACATCACC is part of the Asterias rubens chromosome 4, eAstRub1.3, whole genome shotgun sequence genome and harbors:
- the LOC117288772 gene encoding ATPase WRNIP1-like — encoded protein: MSSQSAACPICNETFPMRTINKHIDGCLLKVDEGSNGSQSSDSEDGVKGASSSSTELESSAHTMRPTETTSVQDKQENHEQVGNSKDKKRKNWSFLLQSSSKKSKVDTDLKHGKKIKMSSTTASSKTDKLSEDSPTVSISNIASTPSTTSSSFAFGTLGSSKRPSSKTDFQPLAQQMRPRNFTDFIGQKKAVGSQSLLRRLLEADKVPSMILWGPPGCGKTTLAHIIAERAKASKMMRFVTMSATTATVSTVKEAITAASNEQRMTKRKTILFIDEIHRFNKIQQDTFLPHVENGTITLIGATTENPSFKINNALLSRCRVVVLDKLSTEDLLLILERAAKKLGVEVLKEGETSDGRIKEACRSNHDQEGTSQSESRCPVCMESSALSYLANLCDGDARSALNTLQEIIQSQAPSLNSDQSQSLCHQQGSSGLPGVRSEKQNNEENERVVISTEHVKEALQRSHVMYDREGEEHYNCISALHKSMRGSDANAALYWLGRMLVGGEDPLFIARRLIAFSSEDVGLADPQALMQAVSTHQACQFLGRPACEVVLAQCVVYLSRAPKSPMVEGLLMTVKKYIEEYEGPVPGVPLHLRPGSTRLMRNLGYGKGYVHSAAAGDQGFLPQCMQGVDFFKESKKVLDVK